The DNA segment TCGAAGCCGGCCTGAAGGCGGATCTGTTCGACCGCACGTTGCGGTTCAATCTCGCGGCCTTCTACACCCGCTATAACAACCTGCAGCGCAACCAGGTCGTGCCGTACATCAATTCGGTCGGCAACCTGGCCCAGGAAACCATCACCGTGAACGCCGGTGAGTCGGAATCCTACGGTCTCGAACTGGAAACCGTCTGGGTGCCGGTCGACAATGTGCGCGTCGATTTCACCATGGGTTACCTGAAGTCCAAGTACCTGGATTTCCAGACCGACTACATTCCGTCGGACGCGGTCCTGATCTCGCGCGGCCTGTGCACCGCGTCGCCCTGCTCGGCGAACGGCGTCCCGGGCGCGAACATCAACGGCAATCTGGACGATGGTACCCTGCTGACCGTGCCGTTCTCGCCCAAGTGGAACATTGGCATGGGCATCACCTATGACATGGATCTGGGCAACACCGGCACGCTGACCTGGAACGCCAACTTCCACTATCAGTCGAAGGCCGAATGGCAGGTGTTCAACAGCGAGAACACCCAGCTGCAGGAACGCTTCCTGCTCAACGCCAGCCTGACCTATCGCGATCTGGACGAACGTTACCGCGTGACCGTCTATGGCAAGAACCTGCTGAACGAAGTCTACCGCACCAACGCCAACTCGGTGGCCGGTCTGTGGAACTTCACCCAGTATGGCGCCCCGATCGAGTGGGGCATCGAAGCCGGCTTCTACTTCTAGTCATCCGTCGCGGAGGGGCGGGCAGCCTGCTCGCCCCTCTTCCGACAGGGGTGACGATAAAAGACATGCAAGCTTGGTGTTGCCGACAAGCCACACTGTTTGGATATCGGTGTCATAACAGTCATGCGTGAACGATTGAGCGTGACGTGACTGATTTTAACTGCTTATTCTCCCCTCCGTCTGAATAGCGTCCCGATCAACGGGCGCGAGCCAATACGGACCCGAAGGGGAGTTCAACGATGAGTGTGTCATTGCGACGCGCGCTATGCGCGTCGGTCGCCCTTACTATTGCCGGAGCCTGGGCGCCGGCTTACGCGCAGGACGCGGCCCCGGCCGCCGCCGCGCCGACGCAGCGCGCGGGACTTGAGACGGTCACCGTCTCGGGCACCAAGCGCGAAGAAGCGTCGCAGGACGTGCCGATCGCCATCTCGGCGATTTCCGAACAGCAGCTTGCCAACACCTTCCGCAGCGACGTGCTCGCCGTGTCCGACATGGCCGCGGGCGTGACGCTGGGCCAGATGGCCGGCTTCCGCGCCGTCGCGGGTGGTATCCGCGGCACCGGCCAGAACGGCATTCTGGTGACGCAGGACAGCTCGGTCGCCATCCTGGTCGACGAATTCGGCCTCAACAACGTGCAGGCGCAGTTCGTCGAACTGTTCGACGTCGAGCGGGTCGAGGTCTATCGCGGTCCGCAGGGCACCCTGTTCGGCAAGAACGCCACCGGCGGCGCGATCTCGATCGTGACCAAGCGTCCGGAAATGAACGAGTTCACCGGCGACGTCGAATTCCAGCTGGGCATGTTCGACAGCAACAACGGCAAGATCGCCAAGGGCAAGTTCGCGATCAACATTCCGGTTGTCGAAGACAAGCTGGCCCTGCGTATGACCGCCATCTACGACTATGATGACGGCTATATCACCAACAGCAAGTCGGCCGGCAGCTTCCCGAACCTGATCCCGCTGTACGGCGCATACGGTCTGCCGACCGTCAATCCGCCGCTTCCCCCGGAACTGGGCACCAACGCCACCGGCACCGGCGAGCGCGTGAACGGCACCGATGTGTTCGCGGGCAAGTTCAAGGCCCTGTTCACGCCGAACGACGTCTACGAAGCCTATTTCATCTGGGAAGTGCTGCGCGACCGGTCTGACTCGACCGCCAGCGTCAACGATTCCCCCGCGCTCGGCGCGATCGATCCCGACGCGGGCGTGCAGAACATGCTGCTGCCGCTGCTCGGCTTCCCGGGCATTGACACCACCGGTGACAGCCCGTGGGTGACCGGCGTGTCCAACCAGTGCGCCGGCAATAATCCGCGCGGCCTGTGCATCACCTCGGGCCACCGGGTCAACGTCGACGGCTACCATCTGCACCAGTCGCTGAATCTGGAAGACGTCAGCTTCAAGCTGATCACGGCCTACCGGAAGCAGAAGGAAATCCTGCCGAGCTCGTATCCGGGCGAAGCCTTCGTCAGCCTGTTCGACGCCACGCGTAACCTGGAGCGCGAGCAGATCCAGATCGAGTTGCGCGCCGCCACCAATTTCGACGGCCCGATCAACTTCATCGCCGGCGGCACCTATCAGGAAGACAACGTCGACATGCGGTCGTTCTCGACCGTCGGCCTGTCCTCGCTGCTGCCGCGCACGGATGCCCAGCTTGGCCGTCCCACCGTCGGTAATCCCTATCTGGACGATCGCGGCTTTGTGAACCTGGATCTGGACTACATCAACGATCCGGCCACGGGCGGCGCCAGCCAGGACCGCACGACCTATGCCTTCTACTTCGACGGCAACTGGGACATCACCGATCGCCTGCGCTTCACCGCCGGCGTCCGCTGGACCCTGGACAAGAAGTCGTTCTTCCGCCGGGCCAACCCGGGCGGCGAGTGCAACCAGTACACCAAGGCCAAGGATCAGCGTTTCGTCGATGTCGACAACAACGTCAACACCCCGGCCGTCTGCTTCGACACCCGCTCCAACGCCATCTCGCGTGGCGGTCTGACGGCTTCGGATATCGATCCGCGCCAGATCCCGCTGCCGGATGAGCAGTTCGATCTGGTCGTCAACACCAATGACAGCTGGGACAAGATCACCTATCGCGGCGTCCTGGACTACAAGGTCACCGACGAAGCCCTGATCTATGCCAGCTATGCCACCGGCTTCATCTCCGGCGGTTACACCGAAACCTGCTCGAGCGTCCGCACCTGCGTGCCGTTCCAGCCGGAAAACAACTGGAACGCCGAACTCGGCCTGAAGGCGCGCTGGTTCGACAACACCCTGCAGACCAACATCGCGGCGTTCTACACCGTCTATTCCGACCTGATCCGTTCCCAGGTGGTGCCGTTCACCGACTTCGCCGGCAACACCACCCAGGAAACCATCAACGTCAACGCCGGCAAGTCCCGCGTAATCGGTCTCGAAGCCGAAATCAACTGGATGCCGACCGACAATCTGCGCGTCGACCTGTCGGCCGCCTATCTGAACCACAAGTACAAAGAGTTCCTTCTTGACCGTAACGGCGACGGCGACACGCTCGACGCCAACGAAAATCTGGTCGACTACAAGGTGCCGTTCTCGCCGAAGTGGAAGATCGGTGGCTCGATCACCTATGACGTCATCCTGGGCGATGCCGGTGTCCTGAGCCTGAACACCAGCGCCAACTACCAGTCTGAAGCCGAAATGGCCGTGTTCAACTCGCTGAACACCCAGATGGAATCCCGCTTCCTGTGGGATGCCGCAGCGACCTGGCGCGACGCCAACGAGCGTTACCGTGTGACGGCCTTCGTGAAGAACATCCTAAACGAAGAGCACCGTATCGGTTCCAACTCGGTGGCCGGCCTGTGGAACATGACCATCTACGGTCGTCCGCGGACCTACGGCGTCGAAGTGGGCTTCCACTTCTAACGCACGACTTAAACCCTCACCGGTTATAGCGGGCGCTTCGGCGCCCGCTTTTTTTTGCTGTGGCGGGATCGACACAAAACCCTGAAAAAAGACCGTCAGGCGTGAATTTATCGTGACAATCTAAAAACCGCCCGTAAGGTTTTATGAAACGGATCCGCGAATGGGGTCGCGATCCGATCATATGGGGAGGATTCACGCGATGATTGCGACCAAGGGATTGATCCGTCTATCGACGGCGGCCTTGCTGGCCGGCGTGTTCACGGGGGCCGTCAGCGCCCAGGACGCCGCGCCGCCACCACCGCCGCCGCCCGAGGCGGGACGGGCGCAGCTGGAGACGGTCTATACCTCGGCCACGCGCCAATCGACCGACGTGCAGACCACGTCCATCGCGGTGACGTCCATCTCGCCGGCTGAAATCGAAACCCGGTTCGTGCAGGACATCCGGGGGATCGCCGATCTCTCGCCCAACGTGACCATCCAGCAGGTGACCGGCTTCAACGCGGCGGCGATCGGCATCCGGGGCACGGGCACCAACGACATCATCACCTCCATCGATTCCGCGGTGGGCGTCGTCGTCGATGATTTCGCCCTGGTGCACACGCAGGGCCAGCTGCTCGATCCATTCGACGTGGAATCCATCGAAATCCTGCGCGGACCGCAAGGCACCCTGTTCGGCAAGAACACCACGGGCGGCGTTGTCGTGGTGCGCACCACCCGGCCCAAGCTCAATGAGTTTGGCGGCAAGCTGCAGCTCCGGGGCGGCAATCTGGGCATGCTGGAAGGTCGCGGCGCCGTCAATATCCCGCTGGTTCAGGACAAGCTCGCGGCCCGCGTCGTCGCCATGTACCAGACCGACAGCGGTCAGTACACCAACGACAAGGTCAGCCAGGTCTACGGCGTCAATGGCGGTCCGACGCCGTTCGGGCGTCCGGTCAATGGCGACGGCCGCCGTGTGGATGGCAAGAACGTCTTCTTCGGCCGCGGCAAGCTGCTGTTCACGCCGAGCGACAATTACGAAATCCTGGCGTCGTTCGAAATCCTGCGGGACCGGTCCGATACGGTACCGGGCATCAACGAGACGCCGTCCAACGGTCAGCTCGACAAGTTCGGCATTCCCCGTGGCTTTCTGTTCAACGCCATCGGCTTTCCCGGCATCCAGCAGACCTGTGCCGAGCTGACCCAGAAGTGCATCCTCAGCACCGGCGTCAGCTTTCGCGATGACGGCCTGCGCATGGAGCGCGGTCACCGCATGGACGTGATGGGCGGCTACCTCCAGCAGAAACTGGACATGGACACGCTGACGGCCGAGCTGTTCCTCGGTTACCGGAAGCAAAAGGAACGGCTGCCCAGCACCTATGCGGGCGAGGCGTTCCCGTCGCTGTTCGACGCGACGCGGCATCTCGAACGCGAGCAGATGCAGGCCGAGTTGCGGCTGACGTCCAGCTTCGACAGTCCTTTCAATTTCATCGCCGGCGCCGCCTACTACATCAACAATCTCGACTGGCGCTCGATCAGCTATGTGGGTTTCACCTCGGTGCCGTTCCTGAATCCGGCCTGCGATATCGAGAATCCGGCGGGCGATCCTGACTGCGTGGCGCTCGATCCCAGTTTCGCGTCCATCGACCGCGCGAACTTCACGCCGCTGCATCAGGACGCCGACGCGCTCGGCATCTATGCGGAGTTCTACTACGACATCACCGAGCGGCTTAAGCTGACCGCCGGCGTGCGCTATTCCTACGAGAAGAAGAAGTTCCTCACCTATAACGGCGCGGCCCTGACGCCGGACGAAGCCGACCTGTTCCGCCGCGACAATGGCGGCACGGCCCTCGAGGAGATCCTGACCCAAGGCGCCACGCCCGACAATCCCGGCCGCTTCAACTTCGTCTATGGCGACCAGAAATCGTGGGACAATTTCACCTTCAAGGGCGTCCTCGGCTACACCGCCGATGACAGCAACTTCTTCTACGCCAGCTTCAATCAGGGCTTCAAATCGGGCAGCTTCGTCGAAACCTGTACCTCGCTCGGCACCTGCCAGCCGTTCGAGGAAGAGACCGCCAACTCGTTCGAGGTCGGCTACAAGGGCGACATGTTCGACAACACGCTGCGCCTGAACCTTGCCTTGTTCTATACCAAGATCAAGAACGTGGTCCGGTCGCAGGTTGTCCAGATCATCAATGAATTCGGTCTTCCCGACCAGGAAACCCAGTTCCGCAACATCGCCGGCCAGCGCAACTGGGGCGTCGAGGCGGAAATGAACTGGCTCGCGACCGACAATCTGCGCTTCAGCGCCACCGCCGCGTATCTGAACGCGGAATACACCGAGTTCCTCACCGACGTGAACGGCAGCGATCCGATCAGCACGACCATGCCGGAGTGCATGAATGTCGACGGCCTGAACGACGACGCCAAATGTCTCGGCATCAAGCCGAACTTCGCCCCGAAATGGCAGCTTGGCGCGACGGTCAATTACGACATGCCGCTGGGCAACAACGGCGCGCTGAACTGGAACGCCAGCGTTCACTGGAGCCCGGAATACGAGTTCACGGTCTTCAACTCGGACTACACGCAGGCCCAGGAGCGCACCCTGGTCAACGCCAGCGTCACCTATGTCGAGCCGGAGGAACGGTGGCGGCTGTCGCTGTTCGTCAAGAACCTGCTCAATGAAACCTACCGGACCGGCGGCAACTCGGTGGCGGGGCTCTGGAACTTCACCAATTACGGCCAGACACGCCGCTGGGGAGCGGAGTTGAATATCAACTTCTAGGCGGGGGACAATCCGCGACGGCAGGCGGGCGCTTCGGCGCCCGCTTTTCATTCCGGCTCGGACGACGGCGCGTGCGACATAAAAGCAACAATGAATGTAAAAAGCAGATGTGACTGCTTTCTGTAATGACTGGTCCAGTTTTACCTCGTATCTTCCGCCTTTGGAAACGGTACCGCCGGGTAACGGGCGGGCCGTGGGAAGTGAACCCTGGGGAGGTCTCATGAAACAATCGTTCAGACAAACCGTCAGTGCGTATGCACTCGCCGCCGCCATGGGCGTGACGCTCGTGGCCGCCGGCCAGGCGCATGCGCAGTCAGCGCCGGCCGCCGCGCCGCCGGGCGCCGCCGCGCCGCGCACCGGTCTCGAAAGCGTGACCGTGTCCGGCACCAAGCGCGACGAAGCGTCGCAGGACGTGCCGATCGCCATCTCGGCGATCTCGGACCAGCAGCTCGCCAACACGTTCCGCAACGACGTGCTCGCCGTGTCCGACATGTCGCCGGGCGTCGCGCTCGGCCAGCTCGCCGGCTTCCGCGCCATCGCCGGTGGTATTCGCGGTACGGGCCAGAACTCGATCCTGGTGACCCAGGACAGTTCGGTGCCGATCATCGTCGATGAATTCGGCCTCAATCACGTGCAGTCGCAATTCGTCGAACTGTTCGACGTGGACCGCATCGAGGTGTACCGCGGCCCGCAGGGTACCCTGTTCGGCAAGAACTCCACTGGCGGCGCGATCTATATCGTGACCAAGCGTCCGGAGATGAACGAGTTCAGCGGCAAGGTCGAGTTGCAGCTGGGCATGTTCGACAGCAACAATGGCAAGATCGCCAAGGGCAAGCTGGCCCTCAACATTCCCGTCGTCGAAGACAAGCTGGCGATCCGCATGGTCGGCATCTACGACTACGATGACGGCTATATCAAGAACAGCCACGTCGCCAGCGGCTTCCCGAACTTCGTGCCGCTCTATGGCGCCTATGGCCTGCCGGTGGTCAATCCGCCGCTGCCGCCCGAGCTCAACACCAACGCGGCCGGTTCCGGCGAGAACCTGAACGGCACCGACGTGTTCGCCGGCAAGTTCAAGGTCCTGTTCACGCCGACCGACAACTACGAAGCCTACTTCATCCTCGAGGCCCTGCGCGACCGCTCCGACTCGGTGCCGAGCGTCAATGACTCACCCGTTCTCGGCGCCATCGACCCGGATGCCGGCCCGCAGAACATGCTGATGCCGCTGCTCGGGTTCAATGGCCGTGACGCGACGGGCGAAAGCCCCTGGGTCACCGCCGTCACCAACCAGTGCGCGGGTAACAACCCGTCGGGCCTGTGCATTCCCTCGGGCCACCGCGTCAGCGCCATGGGGTACAATCTGCAACAGAACCTGGATCTGGACGTCGTCAGCTTCAAGCTGATCACGGCCTACCGGAAGCAGAAGGAAATCCTGCCCAGCACTTATCCGGGCGAGGCGTTCAACAGCCTGTTCGATGCCACCCGCAATCTTGTGCGCGAGCAGATCCAGATCGAGTTGCGCGCCGCCACCAATTTCGACGGCCCGATCAACTTCATCGCCGGTGGCACCTATCAGGAAGACAACGTGAAGATGTTGTCCTACTCCACCGTCGGCTTGTCC comes from the Iodidimonas sp. SYSU 1G8 genome and includes:
- a CDS encoding TonB-dependent receptor is translated as MSVSLRRALCASVALTIAGAWAPAYAQDAAPAAAAPTQRAGLETVTVSGTKREEASQDVPIAISAISEQQLANTFRSDVLAVSDMAAGVTLGQMAGFRAVAGGIRGTGQNGILVTQDSSVAILVDEFGLNNVQAQFVELFDVERVEVYRGPQGTLFGKNATGGAISIVTKRPEMNEFTGDVEFQLGMFDSNNGKIAKGKFAINIPVVEDKLALRMTAIYDYDDGYITNSKSAGSFPNLIPLYGAYGLPTVNPPLPPELGTNATGTGERVNGTDVFAGKFKALFTPNDVYEAYFIWEVLRDRSDSTASVNDSPALGAIDPDAGVQNMLLPLLGFPGIDTTGDSPWVTGVSNQCAGNNPRGLCITSGHRVNVDGYHLHQSLNLEDVSFKLITAYRKQKEILPSSYPGEAFVSLFDATRNLEREQIQIELRAATNFDGPINFIAGGTYQEDNVDMRSFSTVGLSSLLPRTDAQLGRPTVGNPYLDDRGFVNLDLDYINDPATGGASQDRTTYAFYFDGNWDITDRLRFTAGVRWTLDKKSFFRRANPGGECNQYTKAKDQRFVDVDNNVNTPAVCFDTRSNAISRGGLTASDIDPRQIPLPDEQFDLVVNTNDSWDKITYRGVLDYKVTDEALIYASYATGFISGGYTETCSSVRTCVPFQPENNWNAELGLKARWFDNTLQTNIAAFYTVYSDLIRSQVVPFTDFAGNTTQETINVNAGKSRVIGLEAEINWMPTDNLRVDLSAAYLNHKYKEFLLDRNGDGDTLDANENLVDYKVPFSPKWKIGGSITYDVILGDAGVLSLNTSANYQSEAEMAVFNSLNTQMESRFLWDAAATWRDANERYRVTAFVKNILNEEHRIGSNSVAGLWNMTIYGRPRTYGVEVGFHF
- a CDS encoding TonB-dependent receptor, producing the protein MIATKGLIRLSTAALLAGVFTGAVSAQDAAPPPPPPPEAGRAQLETVYTSATRQSTDVQTTSIAVTSISPAEIETRFVQDIRGIADLSPNVTIQQVTGFNAAAIGIRGTGTNDIITSIDSAVGVVVDDFALVHTQGQLLDPFDVESIEILRGPQGTLFGKNTTGGVVVVRTTRPKLNEFGGKLQLRGGNLGMLEGRGAVNIPLVQDKLAARVVAMYQTDSGQYTNDKVSQVYGVNGGPTPFGRPVNGDGRRVDGKNVFFGRGKLLFTPSDNYEILASFEILRDRSDTVPGINETPSNGQLDKFGIPRGFLFNAIGFPGIQQTCAELTQKCILSTGVSFRDDGLRMERGHRMDVMGGYLQQKLDMDTLTAELFLGYRKQKERLPSTYAGEAFPSLFDATRHLEREQMQAELRLTSSFDSPFNFIAGAAYYINNLDWRSISYVGFTSVPFLNPACDIENPAGDPDCVALDPSFASIDRANFTPLHQDADALGIYAEFYYDITERLKLTAGVRYSYEKKKFLTYNGAALTPDEADLFRRDNGGTALEEILTQGATPDNPGRFNFVYGDQKSWDNFTFKGVLGYTADDSNFFYASFNQGFKSGSFVETCTSLGTCQPFEEETANSFEVGYKGDMFDNTLRLNLALFYTKIKNVVRSQVVQIINEFGLPDQETQFRNIAGQRNWGVEAEMNWLATDNLRFSATAAYLNAEYTEFLTDVNGSDPISTTMPECMNVDGLNDDAKCLGIKPNFAPKWQLGATVNYDMPLGNNGALNWNASVHWSPEYEFTVFNSDYTQAQERTLVNASVTYVEPEERWRLSLFVKNLLNETYRTGGNSVAGLWNFTNYGQTRRWGAELNINF
- a CDS encoding TonB-dependent receptor, which gives rise to MKQSFRQTVSAYALAAAMGVTLVAAGQAHAQSAPAAAPPGAAAPRTGLESVTVSGTKRDEASQDVPIAISAISDQQLANTFRNDVLAVSDMSPGVALGQLAGFRAIAGGIRGTGQNSILVTQDSSVPIIVDEFGLNHVQSQFVELFDVDRIEVYRGPQGTLFGKNSTGGAIYIVTKRPEMNEFSGKVELQLGMFDSNNGKIAKGKLALNIPVVEDKLAIRMVGIYDYDDGYIKNSHVASGFPNFVPLYGAYGLPVVNPPLPPELNTNAAGSGENLNGTDVFAGKFKVLFTPTDNYEAYFILEALRDRSDSVPSVNDSPVLGAIDPDAGPQNMLMPLLGFNGRDATGESPWVTAVTNQCAGNNPSGLCIPSGHRVSAMGYNLQQNLDLDVVSFKLITAYRKQKEILPSTYPGEAFNSLFDATRNLVREQIQIELRAATNFDGPINFIAGGTYQEDNVKMLSYSTVGLSSLLPRTDAQLGRPTVGNPYLDDRGFINLDLDYINDPATGGADQDRSTYAFYFDGNWDITDRLRFTAGLRWTLDKKSFFRRANAGGVCNQYTKPKDQRLVDTDNNVNTPPVCFDTRSNAVSRAGLTAADLDPRNLPLPNSAYALVVDTSDEWDKITWRAVVDYKVTDEAMVYASYSTGFISGGFTETCSSPTTCVAFQPENNWSAELGLKSRWFDNTVQANLTAFYTVYSDLIRSQVVPFTDFAGNTTQETINVNAGKSRNLGVEAELQFQPTDQLRIDLSIAYQDHKYKEFFLDRNGDGDTLDGNENLTDYTVPYSPKWKIGGSVTYDVVLGNAGVLTLNTTGNYQSEAEMAVFNSLNTQMTERFLWDASASWQDVNERYRVTLFAKNILNEKYRLGSNSVAGLWNMTIYGKPRTYGIELGFNF